The Flavobacteriales bacterium nucleotide sequence CCAATATATCCACACTGGTAGGGAACCTGTATAACGACGATCGTTACCGTGAAAACAAAGATGCCGGTTACAATATTTTCTACATGGGTATTAACGTTGGTTCATTCATCTGTAATTTCGTTGCTGCCTATTTCCGCATCAATTTCGGTTGGGGCTGGGCCTTCTGGGCAGCTGGATTCGGAATGATTTTAGGTTTAATTATTTTCATTCTCTGGAGCAAGCATCTGAAAGAAGCTGATGTTTTAAAACCTGTTCAAAAAGAAGACCAATCCATCGCCTCCATTTTAAAAACGGTATTCCTTCCACTTTTGGTGATGGGTGTTATCGGATGGTTTATCCCAGGAAATTTATTGGGATCAGATGCGAATGATGCTTTTATTTTCGGTTGTATTCCGGTCATCGTGTTTTATGTCATGCTCTGGAAAAGAGCGAGTGAAGATGATAAAAAACCAATTGCTGCTCTACTTACCGTTTTTGCTTGCGTAGTAGTTTTCTGGGCCGTATTTCACCAGAATGGTGATGCGCTTACCGTATGGGCCGAAGAACATACCGACCGTGAAGTTCCCAAACCGGTAGAAGGTGTTTTTAATACCTTAAAAATCGATCAAACAGTGGTGAATGATCCTGCATTATTCGCTATTCATGATACGGTATTTGCAAAAACGAATAAACGCAGAGAGGCAGATATAGAGAAATTAATTAAGGCTAACGATAAAACGGAATACAAAAAAATTCAGGATTCCATGCAGGTTGAAACTGCATCACGAATGTATTTTAAAAATCTACCGGAAAATCGTCAACCCGCCGAAGGAAAATCACTGAAATTAATTTCTACCGAAATATATCAATCCATTAATCCATTTTGGGTGATTGTACTTACCCCCCTTGTAGTAGGATTCTTTGGCTTATTACGCCGACGTAAAATGGAACCTTCAACGCCTGCTAAAATTGCGTATGGATTATTGATTACCGGTGTTTCTGCACTGGTGATGGTGATGGCGGTTAATTCCGTAAATATTCACGATGATAAAGCTTCTTCCTGGTGGCTGGTCGCATCATATGGGGTCATTACGATTGGTGAATTATTCCTTTCACCTATGGGACTATCCCTCGTATCAAAACTTTCACCTTCGCGCTTAACAGCTCTGATGATGGGAGGTTGGTTCTTGTCAACCTCCGTTGGAAATAAGCTGTCCGGAATGTTAGGTGGATTATGGGAAGGAATTGACAATAAAGCCTACTACTTCCTCATTAATTTTGCGCTATGCGTGGTGGCCTTCCTGCTCTTGTTCTCTCAGCTTAAATGGCTTAGAAAAACGATGCAGGACAAAAACATTTTTTAATATTAACCACTCTTAATAAAAAAATCCCGGCATTATGTCGGGATTTTCTATTTTTAAGGCTTCACTAATTATTCTACAAATGGCACATCCAACCAGCTTAGAGGAAATTCAAGATTTTAAAGGTAAATACCCGAAACAATTGTGGTATTTATTCCTGATTGAAATGTGGGAGCGTTTTACATTTTACGGTATGCGTGCTTTATTGGCGCTATATATTTCACATCTCATCCTTTCTGCAGATTACCACCAGGCCGATAAAGTCACCATGGCCGAAAAAATTGAGAAATACGAAGAAGAACATAAAGGAGAAAAAATTACTCCAGAACATCCCCAATATTACATTATCACCTCCGAGCAAAAATATGCCGGTGAAGCAGAGGCTATTTCAAATAAACGATACGGTATCATCAATGCCTTTATTTACATGATGGCATTTATTGGCGGCTTATTTGCCGATAAATTATTCGGCTTTAGGAAATCCATATTCTGGGGCGGAATATTAATGGCCTCCGGAACTTTTCTAATGGCCTTTCCGGGAAGTTTTAACTTCTATCTGGGGGTATGTATACTCATTGT carries:
- a CDS encoding peptide MFS transporter, which translates into the protein MANTKAGAKHPKGLYVLFFTEMWERFGYYLMLGIFSLYMLDSAANGGMGFSKATKSDIYGTYLGLVYLTPFIGGLLADRFLGYRRSVVIGGLLMAAGYFGLGMNNDPTTLYISLLLIIVGNGFFKPNISTLVGNLYNDDRYRENKDAGYNIFYMGINVGSFICNFVAAYFRINFGWGWAFWAAGFGMILGLIIFILWSKHLKEADVLKPVQKEDQSIASILKTVFLPLLVMGVIGWFIPGNLLGSDANDAFIFGCIPVIVFYVMLWKRASEDDKKPIAALLTVFACVVVFWAVFHQNGDALTVWAEEHTDREVPKPVEGVFNTLKIDQTVVNDPALFAIHDTVFAKTNKRREADIEKLIKANDKTEYKKIQDSMQVETASRMYFKNLPENRQPAEGKSLKLISTEIYQSINPFWVIVLTPLVVGFFGLLRRRKMEPSTPAKIAYGLLITGVSALVMVMAVNSVNIHDDKASSWWLVASYGVITIGELFLSPMGLSLVSKLSPSRLTALMMGGWFLSTSVGNKLSGMLGGLWEGIDNKAYYFLINFALCVVAFLLLFSQLKWLRKTMQDKNIF
- a CDS encoding MFS transporter gives rise to the protein MSGFSIFKASLIILQMAHPTSLEEIQDFKGKYPKQLWYLFLIEMWERFTFYGMRALLALYISHLILSADYHQADKVTMAEKIEKYEEEHKGEKITPEHPQYYIITSEQKYAGEAEAISNKRYGIINAFIYMMAFIGGLFADKLFGFRKSIFWGGILMASGTFLMAFPGSFNFYLGVCILIVGTGFFKPNISTMVGMLYKDGDPRRDAGFSLFYSGINTGAFLSGLTIAYIGTAYSWSLGFSLAGICMLLGLTLFMFTQKSLGPIGLTPKP